A part of Leptospira yasudae genomic DNA contains:
- the gatA gene encoding Asp-tRNA(Asn)/Glu-tRNA(Gln) amidotransferase subunit GatA: MNEILKNSYTDLKASLNSGKITATELAKACIDRIKEVDGSVKAFLSLDEKRILDAAAESDARRKAGKPLSEFDGMPVAIKDNICIQDSITSCSSKILENYKSPFHANAVEKLLAKGFVLFPRTNMDEFAMGSSTENSAFQTTRNPFDLERIPGGSSGGSAAAVAASMVPLALGSDTGGSVRQPASLCGLYGLKPTYGTVSRYGLVAYASSLDQIGPFSKDVQGCIDLYSVISGKDERDSTSVNRPAFSANDVSAPDLKGLKVGVIKMTPEIQPEVTQAYEKLLSQLKEKGATLVELDFSKFSLAIPIYYIIATAECSSNLSRFDGIRFGSRKDNTGKLEDLYVDSRTEGFGPEVKRRILLGTFSLSAGYYDAYYGTAQKARVLIRKEYESFFQKVDLILQPTSPTTAFKVGEKTKDPVQMYKADIWTTSVNLAGVPAISVPMGTDAKGLPIGLQITAPHFQEGKLFGAAQAISKLEGLNIQFPEKIG, translated from the coding sequence ATGAACGAAATATTAAAGAATTCTTATACGGATCTCAAAGCCTCCCTGAATTCGGGAAAAATCACCGCGACGGAACTCGCAAAGGCGTGCATCGATCGGATCAAAGAAGTCGACGGTTCTGTAAAAGCCTTTCTTTCCCTCGACGAAAAAAGAATTTTGGACGCCGCCGCGGAAAGCGACGCGCGCAGAAAAGCGGGAAAACCGCTTTCGGAATTCGACGGAATGCCGGTCGCGATCAAGGACAATATCTGTATTCAGGATTCGATCACTTCCTGTTCTTCTAAAATATTAGAAAATTATAAATCACCGTTTCATGCAAACGCCGTTGAAAAACTTCTCGCGAAAGGATTCGTTCTGTTTCCGAGAACGAACATGGACGAGTTTGCGATGGGATCTTCCACGGAGAATTCCGCGTTTCAGACGACCCGCAATCCGTTCGACTTGGAAAGAATTCCGGGCGGCTCGAGCGGCGGTTCCGCAGCCGCAGTCGCGGCTTCCATGGTTCCACTCGCATTGGGTTCGGATACGGGAGGATCGGTTCGTCAACCGGCTTCTCTTTGCGGTCTTTACGGACTGAAACCGACGTATGGAACCGTTTCGCGTTACGGACTGGTCGCGTATGCATCGAGTCTGGATCAGATCGGACCTTTCTCCAAGGACGTACAAGGTTGTATCGATTTGTATTCGGTGATTTCCGGAAAGGATGAAAGGGATTCTACTTCCGTAAATCGTCCCGCGTTTTCCGCGAACGACGTTTCCGCTCCCGATCTGAAAGGATTGAAAGTAGGAGTGATCAAAATGACTCCCGAGATTCAACCGGAAGTCACACAAGCTTACGAAAAACTTCTCTCTCAATTGAAGGAGAAGGGCGCGACGCTTGTGGAACTGGACTTCTCCAAATTCTCCCTTGCGATCCCGATCTATTACATCATCGCTACTGCGGAATGTTCTTCCAACCTTTCGCGTTTTGACGGAATTCGTTTCGGTTCCAGAAAGGACAATACGGGAAAGCTCGAAGATCTTTATGTCGATTCCAGAACGGAAGGCTTCGGACCAGAAGTAAAACGGAGAATTCTGCTCGGCACATTCTCCCTTTCCGCCGGATATTACGACGCGTATTACGGTACCGCGCAAAAGGCGAGGGTTTTGATTCGTAAAGAATACGAATCCTTCTTTCAGAAAGTGGATTTGATTCTTCAACCGACTTCTCCTACGACCGCGTTTAAGGTAGGTGAAAAGACGAAGGATCCGGTGCAGATGTATAAGGCCGATATATGGACCACGAGCGTGAACCTTGCGGGAGTTCCCGCGATCAGCGTTCCGATGGGAACCGACGCGAAAGGTCTTCCGATCGGATTGCAGATCACCGCTCCTCATTTTCAGGAAGGAAAACTGTTCGGTGCCGCTCAAGCGATTTCTAAATTAGAAGGTCTGAATATTCAATTTCCGGAAAAGATCGGATGA
- the hisF gene encoding imidazole glycerol phosphate synthase subunit HisF — MSNLTARVIPCLDIKDGRVVKGVNFVNLVDAGDPVESAAIYEENLADELCFLDITASSDRREILLHLVERIAEKIFIPFTVGGGIRTVADVRAVLEKGADKVSINTAAFQNPELLRESSEIYGSQCIVCAIDVKFHKERDRYEIFLHGGRTETGREALDWAQEAAAKGAGEILLTSMDRDGTRNGFDINLLKTFSSSLEIPIIASGGAGNPEHMVEAILRGKADAVLAASIFHFGEYSIRETKSAMKEMGIAVRLE; from the coding sequence ATGAGCAATTTAACGGCAAGAGTCATTCCCTGTCTGGACATCAAGGACGGACGAGTAGTCAAGGGAGTGAACTTTGTCAATCTCGTGGACGCGGGGGATCCGGTGGAATCCGCGGCGATCTACGAGGAGAACTTGGCGGACGAACTCTGCTTTTTGGACATCACCGCTTCCTCCGATCGAAGGGAAATCCTTCTGCATCTCGTGGAAAGAATTGCGGAAAAAATCTTCATTCCTTTTACGGTGGGCGGCGGAATTAGAACGGTTGCGGATGTGCGCGCCGTTTTAGAAAAAGGAGCGGATAAGGTTTCGATCAACACCGCCGCGTTTCAAAATCCCGAATTACTCCGAGAATCTTCCGAAATCTACGGATCGCAGTGCATCGTGTGCGCGATCGACGTAAAGTTCCACAAAGAACGCGATCGTTACGAGATTTTCCTTCACGGTGGAAGAACGGAAACCGGAAGAGAGGCTCTCGACTGGGCTCAGGAAGCCGCGGCGAAAGGTGCGGGGGAAATTCTTCTTACCTCCATGGATCGGGACGGAACACGAAACGGATTCGATATCAATCTTTTAAAAACGTTTTCTTCCTCTTTGGAAATTCCGATCATCGCTTCGGGAGGCGCCGGAAATCCGGAGCACATGGTGGAAGCGATTCTCCGCGGAAAAGCGGACGCCGTTCTTGCCGCTTCCATTTTTCATTTTGGAGAATATTCCATCCGAGAAACAAAAAGTGCGATGAAAGAAATGGGAATCGCCGTCCGTTTGGAATAA
- a CDS encoding esterase/lipase family protein — MKSYKSSFKLLAFSLCFAILSSCSNLSWEKVKEKLNLAKKKSTAEEILEGLTLAFWGEFNHELYKFVPVPLIVTKGQITADQFAVATPELKEGKPKIVLIHGWDFKEKSFNPPTDKFTKVSNLRSTWDDALEMYSQNLSGVQTSYELYTFTYRTSDYVESNGKRLIDRLNTVFTSEDKVILLAHSMGGLVSRSALYHTNNTKDVIDFIVTLGTPYMGSPFASSSYQGNFGAIGELIGFMTGTDGGKDLAYTNALGASYQVPSPSEAISGAQNAYLERLLSESSKDGRVTAFYGEMSVCNGHPGSEAIYTIACNILSNGSPSFANKSDGIVTSTSGKMSNKIAAGKQISKDFDHAQLSFRNHVDNTSRNTFFNQVMTVINAL, encoded by the coding sequence ATGAAATCATACAAATCCAGTTTCAAACTTCTCGCGTTTTCTCTCTGTTTCGCAATCCTTTCCTCCTGTTCCAATCTCTCCTGGGAAAAGGTGAAGGAGAAACTGAACCTCGCCAAAAAGAAAAGTACGGCGGAGGAAATCCTCGAAGGTCTCACGCTCGCCTTTTGGGGAGAATTCAATCATGAGCTTTATAAATTCGTTCCCGTTCCTTTGATCGTCACCAAAGGTCAAATCACGGCGGATCAATTCGCGGTCGCGACTCCCGAACTCAAAGAAGGAAAACCGAAAATCGTATTGATTCACGGCTGGGACTTTAAGGAAAAGAGTTTCAACCCGCCCACCGATAAGTTTACGAAGGTAAGCAATCTTAGAAGCACTTGGGACGACGCGTTGGAAATGTATTCGCAGAATCTTTCCGGTGTTCAAACGTCGTATGAATTGTATACGTTCACCTATCGCACATCCGATTATGTGGAAAGCAACGGAAAAAGACTGATCGATCGGCTGAACACGGTTTTCACTTCGGAAGACAAGGTGATTTTGCTCGCTCACTCGATGGGTGGATTGGTGAGCCGATCCGCTCTCTATCATACGAATAACACGAAGGATGTGATCGATTTCATCGTTACGTTAGGCACTCCTTACATGGGTTCTCCCTTTGCTTCTTCCAGTTATCAAGGAAACTTCGGAGCGATCGGCGAACTCATCGGATTTATGACGGGAACCGATGGAGGAAAGGACCTCGCCTATACGAACGCGTTGGGAGCTTCGTACCAAGTCCCTTCTCCGAGTGAAGCGATCAGCGGCGCACAGAACGCATATCTCGAACGATTACTTTCGGAATCTTCCAAGGATGGAAGAGTGACCGCGTTTTACGGGGAAATGAGCGTTTGCAACGGGCATCCCGGTTCCGAAGCGATTTATACGATCGCATGCAATATTCTTTCGAACGGAAGTCCGAGCTTTGCGAACAAAAGCGACGGAATTGTGACCTCGACGAGCGGAAAGATGTCCAACAAGATCGCTGCGGGAAAACAAATTTCCAAAGACTTCGACCACGCGCAGCTTTCCTTCCGCAATCACGTGGATAACACTTCGAGAAACACGTTTTTCAACCAAGTGATGACCGTCATCAACGCTCTTTAG
- the rlmB gene encoding 23S rRNA (guanosine(2251)-2'-O)-methyltransferase RlmB, which produces MEAKIARPEYIFGKRTLIELTEAHQGNEHSFPFIELFVKENPGTEITEKIINRLPAFVKVHKVSGNKLDSLVPGRNHQGIVALKAPARQTADKKNLEELLAEKPGAFLILDRIQDPGNLGNILRTAECFGVKNIILPERESAGITPVVEKVSSGALSFLKIFTVKNLANTIELLKENGYWIVSTSDRGTEDWSKLPDLQELAILMGNEGEGVKRILMEKSDFVLRIPIHGNLSSLNVTVATGVVLDRIVNRK; this is translated from the coding sequence CTGGAGGCGAAAATAGCCAGACCGGAATACATCTTCGGTAAGAGAACCCTCATCGAACTTACCGAGGCACATCAAGGGAACGAACATTCGTTTCCTTTTATCGAGCTGTTCGTTAAGGAAAACCCCGGAACCGAAATTACGGAGAAGATCATAAACCGGCTTCCTGCGTTCGTAAAAGTCCATAAGGTTTCCGGAAACAAATTGGATTCTCTCGTTCCGGGAAGAAATCATCAAGGAATCGTCGCGCTCAAAGCTCCCGCTCGGCAGACCGCTGACAAAAAGAATCTCGAAGAATTGTTAGCCGAAAAACCCGGAGCCTTCCTCATTCTGGATCGAATCCAAGATCCGGGCAATCTCGGAAATATTTTAAGAACCGCGGAATGTTTCGGAGTAAAGAATATCATTCTTCCCGAACGCGAATCCGCCGGAATCACTCCGGTCGTGGAAAAAGTTTCCTCCGGTGCATTATCTTTTCTTAAAATCTTTACGGTGAAGAATCTCGCGAACACGATCGAACTTTTGAAAGAAAACGGATATTGGATCGTTTCCACAAGCGATCGAGGCACGGAGGATTGGTCCAAACTTCCCGATCTTCAAGAACTCGCTATTTTGATGGGGAACGAAGGAGAAGGAGTCAAACGAATCCTGATGGAAAAATCGGATTTCGTTCTGCGGATTCCGATACACGGAAATCTTTCTTCCTTAAATGTTACGGTTGCGACGGGTGTCGTACTCGACCGAATCGTAAACCGAAAATAA
- the cysS gene encoding cysteine--tRNA ligase, protein MIEVYFHNSLSGKKEKFSPVDPKRVTVYSCGPTVYNFAHIGNLRAFLFVDVLRRSLKLLGYGVEMTMNITDIDDKIIRDSIASKKSIQEFTAPWTQAFFEDLKTVSVETLEHYPKATESIPEMIDIIQKLQAKGLVYEKDDSLYFSIQKFNGYGKLSKIDVTGMKTGTRYDTDEYEKEDVRDFVLWKSPKLEGEASWDTLVGTGRPGWHLECSAMIRKVYHSGVDIHTGGVDLLFPHHENEIAQSEGAFPGETFVGTWLHSEHLLVDGQKMSKSKGNFYTLRDLVQQGLDPKAIRFLLISAHYRSKLNFSTDRIAEATANIRKIQNCLDRLLDSEKDTIVSDSYVFALPVTQGWKREFEESLADDLNVSKALAVVFESVRQINSFLDTNQTDSSQRIEYIQLFAYYDRIFGVLDFSSKTDLIDSEIDSLIEERQTARKNKDFARSDAIRDQLLAQGILIEDTKDGIRWRRK, encoded by the coding sequence ATGATCGAAGTCTATTTTCACAATTCCCTCTCGGGTAAAAAAGAAAAGTTCTCACCCGTCGATCCCAAACGAGTCACGGTATATTCCTGCGGTCCTACGGTTTACAACTTCGCACATATCGGAAATCTCAGAGCGTTTTTGTTCGTGGACGTTTTGCGCCGCTCTCTAAAACTTTTAGGATACGGCGTCGAAATGACGATGAACATCACGGACATAGACGACAAGATCATCCGTGATTCCATCGCATCCAAAAAAAGCATTCAGGAATTCACCGCTCCTTGGACGCAGGCATTTTTCGAAGATTTAAAAACGGTTTCCGTGGAAACACTCGAACACTATCCGAAAGCCACCGAATCGATTCCGGAGATGATCGACATCATTCAGAAGCTTCAGGCCAAGGGTCTCGTCTATGAGAAGGACGATAGCCTTTACTTCTCCATTCAGAAATTCAACGGATACGGAAAACTGAGCAAGATCGACGTTACCGGCATGAAAACCGGAACCCGTTACGATACGGACGAATACGAAAAAGAAGACGTGCGCGATTTCGTTCTTTGGAAAAGTCCTAAACTCGAAGGAGAAGCATCCTGGGACACGTTAGTCGGCACCGGAAGACCGGGCTGGCATTTGGAATGTTCCGCTATGATCCGCAAGGTGTATCATAGCGGAGTGGACATTCATACCGGCGGAGTGGATCTTTTGTTTCCGCATCACGAAAACGAAATCGCACAATCGGAAGGAGCGTTTCCCGGAGAAACATTCGTGGGAACCTGGCTTCATTCCGAACACCTTCTCGTGGACGGACAAAAGATGTCCAAAAGCAAGGGAAACTTTTACACGTTACGCGATCTTGTCCAACAAGGACTGGACCCGAAGGCGATCCGTTTTCTTCTGATCTCGGCGCACTATCGTTCCAAGTTGAACTTCTCCACGGACCGGATCGCGGAAGCGACCGCAAACATCCGTAAAATCCAGAACTGCCTGGATCGTCTTTTGGATTCGGAAAAAGATACGATCGTCTCCGATTCCTACGTATTCGCTTTGCCGGTAACGCAGGGATGGAAAAGGGAATTCGAAGAATCACTCGCAGACGATCTGAACGTTTCCAAAGCGCTCGCGGTCGTATTCGAATCCGTGCGCCAAATCAATTCCTTTCTGGATACGAACCAGACGGATTCTTCCCAAAGAATCGAATACATTCAACTTTTTGCATATTATGACCGTATTTTCGGTGTTCTCGATTTCTCATCGAAAACGGATCTAATCGATTCCGAAATCGATTCGTTGATCGAGGAAAGACAAACCGCGAGAAAAAACAAGGACTTCGCGCGTTCCGACGCGATCCGCGATCAGCTTTTGGCGCAAGGAATTCTGATCGAGGATACGAAAGACGGAATCCGCTGGAGGCGAAAATAG
- a CDS encoding acetylxylan esterase: MAISFDECFQTYPELHSPSDLDEFWAEAIRDLKNFPIKKQSKALLKGSIIKETIYDISFQSWQNATLNGTLVIPRKRGDLPVVVYFHDYGKDRPAIIKGLTETGVAQLIIDLRGHGSQLVRPELKEGEVADPDWTPGYFSKGLDGRDAFFMKGLYLDVIRAVEFLRLTDGIDGDKIILAGKSMGASLAAFGAAFTNRIKGLILETPNFCHIDDNQLKLEKSWMKEVNAQLNSSKTKKSAMKKSLAYYDSINFAKKIKIPTLVSVGMDDKISHPKSVFAFFNHLNNDKRMQVYPTEGNEAGLKGDKQNGANLEFVREIFFPE; this comes from the coding sequence ATGGCGATCAGTTTTGACGAATGTTTTCAAACCTATCCGGAGCTTCACAGCCCTAGCGACCTCGACGAATTTTGGGCCGAGGCGATCCGGGATTTAAAAAACTTTCCGATTAAAAAACAATCCAAGGCTCTTCTCAAAGGTTCCATTATCAAGGAAACGATCTACGATATTTCCTTTCAGTCTTGGCAAAACGCGACCTTGAACGGAACCCTCGTCATTCCCCGAAAACGGGGAGATCTTCCCGTCGTGGTTTATTTTCACGATTACGGAAAAGACAGACCCGCAATCATCAAAGGACTTACCGAAACCGGGGTCGCACAACTCATCATCGATCTCCGCGGACACGGTTCGCAACTGGTTCGTCCCGAACTAAAAGAGGGAGAAGTCGCCGATCCGGATTGGACGCCCGGTTATTTTTCCAAAGGTCTCGACGGAAGAGACGCCTTCTTCATGAAAGGTCTCTATCTCGACGTGATCCGCGCCGTGGAATTTTTAAGACTCACGGACGGAATCGACGGCGACAAGATCATCCTCGCCGGAAAATCGATGGGAGCGTCCCTCGCCGCGTTCGGCGCCGCGTTTACGAACCGGATCAAAGGACTCATCTTAGAAACTCCGAACTTCTGTCATATAGACGACAACCAGCTCAAACTCGAAAAAAGCTGGATGAAGGAAGTCAACGCTCAGTTGAACAGTTCGAAAACCAAAAAGAGCGCGATGAAAAAGAGTTTAGCATATTATGATAGTATAAACTTTGCGAAGAAGATTAAGATTCCTACGCTGGTCTCGGTGGGAATGGACGACAAAATCTCGCATCCGAAATCGGTATTCGCATTTTTCAATCATCTCAACAACGACAAAAGAATGCAGGTCTACCCTACCGAAGGAAACGAAGCCGGTCTGAAAGGCGATAAACAGAACGGAGCCAACCTCGAATTCGTGAGGGAAATTTTCTTTCCCGAATGA
- the folD gene encoding bifunctional methylenetetrahydrofolate dehydrogenase/methenyltetrahydrofolate cyclohydrolase FolD: MNPVLLDGKKLSEKIRDGIRSEIEERKAKNLRIPKLATILVGNNPASETYVAMKVKACHSVGMGSEMIRLGETTTTEELLAVIDKLNADDSVDGILLQHPSPPQIDERAAFDRIALHKDVDGVTTLSFGKLSMGVETYLPCTPYGMVLLLKEYGIEVAGKNAVVVGRSPILGKPMAMLLTEMNATVTLCHSKTQNLPEIVRRADIIVGAVGKPEFIKADWISKGAVLLDAGYNPGNVGDIEISKAKDHSSHYTPVPGGVGPMTIAVLLLQTLYSAKEHFTPPVK; the protein is encoded by the coding sequence ATGAATCCGGTTCTCTTAGATGGTAAAAAACTCTCCGAAAAAATCAGGGATGGAATTCGTTCCGAGATCGAAGAACGAAAAGCGAAGAATCTTAGAATTCCAAAACTCGCCACGATCCTAGTCGGAAACAACCCCGCTTCCGAAACCTACGTTGCGATGAAGGTCAAAGCCTGTCATTCCGTGGGAATGGGTTCGGAGATGATCCGTTTGGGAGAAACAACCACAACGGAAGAATTACTCGCAGTCATCGATAAACTCAACGCCGACGATAGCGTGGACGGAATCTTACTCCAACATCCTTCTCCTCCTCAGATCGACGAAAGAGCCGCCTTTGATCGGATCGCTCTTCACAAGGATGTGGACGGGGTCACCACTCTTTCTTTCGGAAAACTATCGATGGGAGTAGAAACCTATCTTCCCTGCACTCCGTACGGTATGGTTCTTTTACTGAAGGAATACGGAATCGAGGTCGCCGGGAAGAACGCGGTCGTGGTCGGTCGGTCTCCGATTCTCGGCAAACCGATGGCGATGCTTCTCACAGAGATGAACGCGACGGTTACGCTTTGTCATTCTAAAACCCAAAATCTTCCGGAGATCGTTCGTAGGGCGGATATCATCGTGGGTGCGGTCGGAAAACCGGAATTCATCAAGGCGGATTGGATTTCCAAAGGAGCGGTTCTTTTGGACGCGGGTTACAATCCGGGGAATGTGGGCGATATCGAAATTTCAAAAGCGAAAGACCATTCTTCCCATTACACTCCCGTTCCGGGCGGTGTGGGTCCGATGACGATCGCAGTACTTCTGCTACAGACGCTGTATTCGGCAAAAGAACACTTTACACCACCGGTAAAGTGA
- the asnS gene encoding asparagine--tRNA ligase produces MSETPIVSNHELETYVDRTVVVQGWVHGIRGSNARQFISLRNSGRILQVLAEKEILGEEVFQTVKHLRQETSVAVTGKLVRNEKSPIGFELVMDSIRIVGESENYPITPKEHGIDFLISQRHLWLRSSKQLAILRVRDNLSFAIRKYFHERQFLLIDTPILTGSVGESAGTLFSTEYFDLGNAYLAQTGQLYLETAIFAHNKVFCYGPTFRAEKSKTRRHLTEFWMVEAEVAFASHAENLKLQEDFVKTIIQETVQNSLQDLKVLERDPAPLLAYLEKDFPVIDYTKALEILQSKGEDIVWGDDINSEREQMLTTEFGGPVFIQKYPREAKAFYMKVNPEDPKTVLNADLIAPDGVGEIIGGSEREENYENIVHRLQEEKLPVESYDWYLDLRKYGSVPHSGFGLGSERMIAWICGLQHVRECIPFPRMMERLYP; encoded by the coding sequence ATGTCTGAAACACCGATCGTCAGTAATCATGAATTAGAAACATACGTGGATCGTACGGTAGTCGTCCAAGGTTGGGTTCACGGAATCCGGGGGAGCAACGCAAGACAGTTTATCTCTTTAAGAAACAGCGGAAGAATTCTCCAGGTGCTGGCCGAAAAAGAAATCCTCGGCGAAGAAGTCTTTCAAACCGTAAAACATCTCCGTCAGGAAACTTCCGTAGCGGTTACGGGCAAACTCGTGCGCAACGAAAAATCTCCGATCGGTTTCGAACTCGTGATGGATTCGATCCGCATCGTGGGAGAATCCGAAAATTATCCGATCACTCCGAAGGAACACGGGATCGATTTTTTGATTTCGCAACGCCATCTCTGGTTGCGTTCCTCCAAACAACTCGCGATCCTTCGCGTGAGAGACAATCTTTCGTTCGCGATCCGCAAATACTTTCATGAAAGACAATTTCTTTTGATCGATACTCCGATTCTCACCGGTTCTGTGGGAGAAAGCGCGGGCACTTTGTTTTCCACGGAATATTTCGATTTGGGGAACGCGTATCTTGCGCAGACCGGACAGTTGTATTTGGAAACGGCGATCTTCGCGCACAATAAAGTCTTTTGTTACGGACCTACGTTTCGCGCGGAGAAGAGTAAGACGCGCAGACACTTGACGGAATTTTGGATGGTGGAAGCGGAAGTGGCGTTTGCGAGCCACGCGGAGAACTTGAAGTTGCAGGAAGACTTCGTAAAGACGATCATCCAAGAGACCGTTCAAAATTCTTTGCAGGACCTAAAGGTATTGGAGCGGGATCCTGCGCCGCTGCTTGCGTATCTCGAAAAAGATTTTCCGGTGATCGATTATACGAAGGCGCTCGAAATTCTTCAGTCGAAAGGGGAAGACATCGTTTGGGGAGACGACATCAATTCCGAAAGAGAACAGATGCTCACGACCGAATTCGGCGGACCCGTTTTCATCCAAAAGTATCCGAGAGAAGCGAAGGCCTTTTACATGAAGGTGAATCCCGAAGATCCGAAAACGGTCTTGAACGCCGACTTAATCGCGCCGGACGGAGTGGGTGAAATCATCGGCGGATCGGAACGGGAAGAAAATTACGAAAACATCGTTCATCGTCTGCAGGAGGAAAAACTTCCAGTGGAATCCTATGATTGGTATCTGGATCTGCGAAAATACGGATCGGTTCCTCATTCCGGATTCGGGCTCGGTTCGGAACGAATGATCGCCTGGATCTGCGGATTGCAGCACGTCCGGGAATGTATTCCGTTCCCGAGGATGATGGAACGACTTTATCCATGA
- a CDS encoding tetratricopeptide repeat protein, whose translation MGQNLAVSNPSSIEESAWELFETGSYEEVIEIAKNNPNHVFLNHLSGIAGFESGSDHGINYFLKGSSVLSPLLEAYLLKEAGKFREAAKKFYAYFKTTSVPVSYAILRTGILTSEDAVDFKTVLELISLYKARFSNDYFCKAEFFSNYHLRNYKESIQVFAENAKRLTEERDVMGALGLALVHLGKFDEAKSVLEKIPGYEELPSFDDKKKEFSEKIASIPKMEAKRKSLTVQERIELGFAYLFSENFKKAEEIFSELVAVHG comes from the coding sequence ATGGGTCAGAATTTAGCAGTATCCAATCCGTCTTCCATTGAAGAGTCCGCTTGGGAATTATTCGAAACGGGTTCTTATGAAGAAGTGATCGAGATCGCAAAGAATAATCCGAATCACGTTTTTTTAAATCATCTGAGTGGAATTGCTGGCTTTGAATCCGGTTCCGATCATGGAATCAATTATTTCTTGAAAGGTTCCTCCGTTCTTTCCCCTCTTTTGGAAGCCTATCTGTTGAAGGAAGCGGGAAAGTTTCGCGAAGCGGCGAAGAAGTTTTACGCCTATTTTAAAACGACATCGGTTCCCGTTTCTTACGCGATCTTACGCACCGGAATTTTGACGAGCGAAGACGCGGTCGATTTCAAAACCGTTCTCGAATTGATTTCCCTTTACAAGGCCCGTTTTTCCAACGATTACTTCTGCAAGGCGGAATTCTTTTCCAACTATCATCTCCGAAACTACAAGGAATCGATTCAAGTTTTTGCGGAGAATGCAAAACGTCTTACCGAAGAAAGGGACGTGATGGGTGCGCTCGGACTCGCGCTCGTTCATCTCGGAAAATTCGACGAGGCGAAATCCGTACTCGAAAAAATTCCGGGTTACGAAGAACTTCCGAGCTTCGACGATAAGAAGAAGGAATTTTCCGAAAAAATCGCAAGCATTCCTAAGATGGAAGCCAAACGCAAAAGCCTTACGGTTCAAGAACGAATCGAATTGGGATTCGCGTATTTGTTTTCCGAAAACTTCAAAAAGGCGGAAGAGATCTTCAGCGAACTCGTAGCCGTTCACGGTTAA